Proteins encoded together in one Candidatus Margulisiibacteriota bacterium window:
- the mfd gene encoding transcription-repair coupling factor — translation MLDEVLAAIAGSDLFRRQVARLKKDERTSFSSLPGAAFAAVTAALAREFPVVLVVTSTIEKAESLRQEIDLFAGKNTLLFAPPELFHADNFSETAGERLAVLNELSKHRRLTVVSPVRGALSNCQPPKSLQALDIPVGGEIERESLLKKLVDFGYRRFDIVGERGEFSVRGGIVDIYPVNQERAIRFEFAGDTVESIRQFDPYSQRSTEKLAAASILPARESASVQFYKALPAGSLVVLAERMEVVRAVGEIEGASFKELEAAARAELSGFALPGEEGLFRKVDSFFGRLAEVPKEAVLVSRHPHRLREELPGKAVVAGKIDGGFEINGLPVLSDKELFGERHLTRKKAAIVKEGVADELLSDLKYGDYVVHENYGIGVYRGMKKMEFDGATQEYLLIEFSSGDLLYVPPTMIGLVEKYSGSGDARPRLSRLGSKEWIKTRSRVKKALRDMTQELTVLYAAREKFPGIAFPPDDIWQKELAATFSYEETPDQAKAISAVKNDMEVARPMDRLVCGDVGYGKTEVAIRAAAKAASAGKQVAILAPTTILVEQHFNNFKERFKNLPYVVEMLSRFRSPREQKEVARALEFGGVDIVIGTHRLLSKDIKFKDLGLLIVDEEQRFGVAHKEKLKQLKKSVDVLTLSATPIPRTLYFSLAGLREISLITTPPVDRSPIRTYILPYSDQVLSEAVRREIDRGGQVYFVHNTVDKITGLANRLKKLLPTARVAVGHGQMDEKRLEKTMQEFMERKYDVLVCTSIIESGLDIPNVNTIVIDNADRFGLSQLYQIRGRVGRSPVRAYAYLFYHPERSLSEHALERLKAIQEFTALGSGYKLAMRDLEIRGSGNLLGAEQSGHIYEVGFDLYCELLEEAVREAKGEKVVAPREVEIDLKLEASIPPEYVTDDRQRIALYRRLNMITTLEGVEEIRKEFKDRFGPVPPPLETLIRVMRLKVKALSSGVASVKAVGNLIRVEWLNKKVKVFKNTGKDIVAIAEKALTAGN, via the coding sequence ATGCTTGACGAAGTTTTAGCCGCGATCGCCGGGAGCGATCTTTTCCGACGGCAGGTTGCCCGCCTCAAGAAAGATGAAAGAACCAGTTTTTCCAGTTTGCCCGGCGCCGCGTTTGCCGCTGTCACGGCCGCGCTGGCCCGGGAATTTCCGGTGGTGCTGGTTGTCACTTCGACGATCGAAAAAGCGGAGAGCCTGCGCCAGGAGATAGACCTTTTTGCCGGCAAAAATACTCTCCTTTTCGCTCCCCCGGAGCTTTTTCACGCTGATAATTTTTCCGAGACCGCCGGGGAGCGCCTGGCGGTCTTAAACGAACTGAGCAAGCACCGACGGTTGACCGTTGTTTCCCCTGTTCGGGGGGCGCTCTCCAATTGCCAGCCACCCAAAAGTCTCCAGGCTCTGGATATTCCGGTCGGAGGAGAGATCGAAAGAGAATCTTTGCTGAAAAAACTGGTCGATTTCGGCTACCGCCGGTTTGATATTGTCGGCGAGCGGGGAGAATTCAGTGTCCGCGGCGGAATTGTCGACATATATCCAGTCAATCAGGAGAGGGCGATCCGTTTTGAATTTGCCGGGGATACCGTAGAATCGATCCGCCAATTTGACCCATATTCCCAGCGCTCGACTGAAAAACTGGCTGCCGCGTCGATCCTGCCGGCCAGGGAGAGCGCTTCGGTCCAGTTTTATAAGGCGCTGCCGGCCGGCTCGCTCGTTGTTTTGGCGGAAAGGATGGAAGTGGTCCGGGCCGTCGGAGAAATTGAAGGGGCCTCATTCAAAGAGCTGGAAGCAGCGGCCAGGGCGGAGCTTTCGGGTTTTGCTCTGCCTGGGGAAGAAGGGCTCTTTCGTAAGGTAGATAGTTTTTTTGGCCGCCTGGCGGAGGTCCCCAAAGAGGCGGTATTGGTTAGCCGACATCCCCACCGTTTGCGGGAAGAGCTTCCGGGAAAAGCGGTTGTTGCCGGAAAAATTGACGGTGGGTTCGAGATCAACGGGTTGCCGGTACTTTCCGATAAAGAACTGTTTGGCGAGCGCCATTTAACCAGAAAAAAAGCCGCTATTGTCAAAGAGGGGGTGGCTGACGAGCTCCTCTCCGACCTTAAATATGGCGATTACGTTGTTCACGAAAACTATGGGATCGGGGTCTACCGGGGCATGAAGAAGATGGAGTTTGACGGCGCGACCCAGGAATACCTGCTGATAGAGTTCTCCAGCGGCGACCTCCTTTATGTCCCGCCGACCATGATCGGCCTGGTGGAAAAATATTCCGGCAGCGGCGACGCCAGGCCCCGTCTTTCCCGCCTGGGGAGCAAGGAGTGGATCAAGACCAGGAGCCGGGTCAAAAAAGCACTGCGCGATATGACCCAGGAGCTGACCGTCCTCTATGCCGCCCGGGAAAAATTTCCGGGCATCGCTTTCCCGCCGGACGACATCTGGCAGAAAGAGCTGGCGGCAACTTTTTCCTATGAAGAGACCCCGGACCAGGCCAAAGCGATCAGCGCCGTTAAAAATGACATGGAGGTTGCCCGGCCGATGGACCGCCTGGTCTGCGGCGATGTCGGCTATGGCAAGACCGAGGTCGCGATCCGGGCGGCGGCCAAAGCGGCCAGTGCCGGCAAGCAGGTGGCTATTCTGGCCCCGACAACGATCCTGGTTGAGCAGCATTTTAATAATTTCAAAGAACGGTTTAAAAACCTTCCATATGTCGTCGAGATGCTTTCGCGTTTCCGCTCACCCCGCGAACAAAAAGAGGTAGCCAGGGCCCTGGAATTTGGGGGAGTCGATATTGTTATCGGGACCCACCGGCTCCTTTCTAAAGACATCAAATTCAAAGACCTGGGGCTGCTGATCGTCGATGAAGAACAGCGCTTCGGGGTTGCCCACAAAGAGAAATTAAAACAGCTCAAGAAAAGTGTGGATGTCTTGACCCTTTCGGCGACCCCGATCCCGCGGACGCTTTACTTTTCGCTGGCCGGCTTGCGGGAGATCAGCTTGATCACGACGCCGCCGGTTGACCGCTCGCCGATCAGGACCTACATTTTGCCGTATTCCGACCAGGTCTTAAGTGAAGCGGTCAGGAGGGAGATCGATCGGGGGGGGCAGGTTTATTTTGTCCACAACACTGTCGATAAAATTACCGGCTTGGCCAACAGATTGAAAAAATTGCTCCCCACCGCCCGGGTGGCGGTCGGCCATGGCCAGATGGATGAAAAACGGCTGGAAAAAACGATGCAGGAATTTATGGAGCGCAAATATGATGTCCTGGTCTGCACATCGATAATCGAATCGGGGTTGGACATACCGAATGTCAACACGATCGTGATCGACAATGCCGACCGTTTTGGCCTCTCCCAGCTCTATCAGATCCGCGGCCGGGTCGGGCGCTCACCGGTCCGGGCTTACGCGTATCTTTTTTATCATCCGGAGCGGTCCTTAAGCGAACACGCGCTTGAAAGGTTGAAAGCGATACAGGAATTTACCGCCCTGGGTTCCGGCTACAAGCTGGCGATGCGTGACCTGGAGATCCGAGGTTCGGGGAATCTGCTGGGAGCGGAGCAATCAGGGCATATCTACGAGGTCGGGTTTGACCTGTATTGCGAGCTTTTAGAGGAGGCGGTCAGGGAGGCGAAAGGGGAAAAGGTCGTCGCGCCGCGCGAGGTGGAGATTGACTTAAAGCTGGAAGCTTCGATCCCTCCGGAATATGTGACCGACGACCGCCAGCGGATCGCTCTTTACCGGCGCTTAAATATGATCACCACGCTGGAAGGGGTAGAAGAGATCAGGAAAGAGTTCAAAGACCGTTTTGGGCCGGTCCCACCCCCTTTAGAAACGCTTATACGAGTTATGCGGCTCAAGGTTAAGGCATTGAGTAGCGGAGTAGCGAGTGTTAAAGCGGTGGGGAATTTGATCAGGGTGGAGTGGCTGAATAAAAAGGTTAAAGTATTTAAAAATACCGGGAAAGATATTGTTGCTATAGCCGAGAAAGCGCTTACTGCCGGGAATTAA
- the pth gene encoding aminoacyl-tRNA hydrolase, with protein sequence MFLIVGLGNPGEEYARTRHNLGFMVVEEIAARLKISSFKTKHRSFVADGQIGDHKVVLAQPQTYMNNSGQAAQELLAWHKIPPTRMIVIYDDVDLEAGMVRVRESGSAGGHHGIESVMSSLNSGSFIRVRVGIGRPTISGDVASYVLGQITKDQQELLALAVEAAADAVFEIISHGPASAMNKFNA encoded by the coding sequence ATGTTCTTGATCGTTGGGTTGGGAAACCCGGGAGAGGAATACGCCCGGACCCGTCATAATCTTGGTTTTATGGTCGTTGAAGAAATAGCGGCCAGGCTGAAAATATCCTCTTTTAAAACAAAACACCGCTCTTTTGTGGCCGATGGTCAGATCGGTGACCACAAAGTCGTTCTGGCCCAGCCGCAGACTTACATGAACAACTCCGGTCAGGCGGCGCAGGAGCTCCTTGCCTGGCATAAGATCCCTCCGACCAGGATGATCGTTATTTATGACGATGTTGATCTTGAGGCCGGGATGGTCCGGGTCAGAGAGAGCGGTTCTGCCGGCGGTCATCATGGGATCGAATCGGTCATGAGCTCATTGAATTCGGGCTCGTTCATCAGGGTGAGGGTTGGGATCGGCCGGCCGACCATTAGTGGAGACGTGGCCTCTTACGTCCTCGGGCAGATCACTAAAGATCAGCAGGAACTGCTGGCTTTGGCGGTCGAGGCGGCCGCCGACGCGGTCTTTGAGATCATCAGTCATGGTCCGGCTTCCGCGATGAACAAATTTAATGCTTGA
- a CDS encoding carbohydrate ABC transporter permease, which yields MPYYLKKRITDIIINILMLMFLALTLLPIGWMVFSSLKSSTDIAIGRVGLSQTLEGKPKIQWENYVDMWKNVNFGLYLKNSLIICGATMVIAMLLSTLASYGLSRFKFPGSDLFSNTILATQMIPAIMYLIPLYIMFVKFTIMSGIPVKGTYWGLILIYAAFFTPFSIWILRGFFASIPKELEESARIDGCSAIQVFWYIALPLAIPGIIATGIYIFLTAWDELMFAWVLTNGDTMTIPVGIRLFVGNYQNRFDLMMAAATVATLPLVVLFFFLQKYIVAGLTAGAVKG from the coding sequence ATGCCTTATTATTTGAAAAAAAGAATAACCGATATAATCATTAACATCTTAATGTTGATGTTCCTTGCTTTGACTCTTTTGCCGATCGGCTGGATGGTTTTTTCCTCGCTTAAAAGCTCGACCGATATCGCCATTGGCCGGGTCGGCCTTTCTCAAACGCTAGAGGGCAAGCCAAAGATCCAGTGGGAAAATTATGTTGATATGTGGAAGAACGTGAACTTTGGGCTCTACTTGAAAAACTCCCTTATTATCTGCGGCGCCACCATGGTGATCGCTATGCTCTTGTCAACTCTGGCTTCATACGGGCTTTCCCGGTTCAAGTTCCCGGGATCGGACCTTTTTAGCAATACTATCTTAGCTACTCAGATGATCCCGGCAATCATGTATTTGATCCCACTATATATAATGTTTGTGAAGTTTACGATCATGTCCGGGATCCCGGTTAAAGGGACATACTGGGGGTTGATCCTGATCTATGCTGCGTTCTTTACCCCATTTTCGATCTGGATCTTGCGCGGATTTTTCGCCTCAATACCAAAAGAACTGGAAGAGTCGGCCAGGATCGACGGTTGCTCGGCAATTCAGGTCTTTTGGTATATCGCCCTGCCGCTGGCGATCCCCGGGATCATCGCGACCGGTATTTATATCTTCCTGACCGCCTGGGATGAGCTGATGTTCGCCTGGGTCCTGACCAACGGCGATACCATGACTATTCCGGTCGGCATCCGTTTATTTGTCGGAAATTATCAGAACCGTTTTGACCTGATGATGGCGGCCGCGACCGTTGCGACCCTGCCGCTGGTCGTGCTATTCTTCTTTCTACAGAAATATATTGTTGCCGGTTTGACCGCCGGAGCGGTCAAAGGCTAG
- a CDS encoding sugar ABC transporter permease, translating into MIFLHLVPILQGIYMSFLDLNQFTLQRYLLAPFVGLGNYSKVLIDPNSPVRIGIFEAIRNTVLYTILVTLGTLSTGMIVALMLNRKFFGRGAVRTFFLFPWIIPTYVTGLLWGIMWLREGGLINVMLVDWLHILPSKPSWLTGPNTLWAIVIPTIWRYWPQSMLMLLAGLQTIPEELYEAADIDGAGPWRKFWMITWPMLRPVWFILILFGLIYNTYSFNIVIMMFGFGAGYPGEWGDLMMTNIFRNSFQLWNFGTGAAASVILLIVMVCIVNVWFKYFKQAEEMR; encoded by the coding sequence ATGATCTTTCTCCACCTTGTCCCGATCCTGCAGGGTATTTATATGTCTTTCCTTGACCTGAACCAATTCACCCTTCAGCGCTATCTTCTGGCTCCGTTCGTTGGTCTTGGTAATTATTCCAAGGTCCTGATCGACCCAAACAGCCCGGTCAGGATCGGGATCTTTGAGGCGATCCGCAATACAGTTCTTTATACGATCCTGGTAACGCTGGGGACCCTTTCTACCGGTATGATCGTCGCGTTGATGCTCAACCGGAAATTTTTTGGCCGCGGCGCGGTTCGCACTTTCTTTCTCTTCCCCTGGATCATCCCGACTTACGTGACCGGACTGCTCTGGGGGATCATGTGGCTAAGAGAGGGGGGATTGATCAATGTCATGTTGGTCGATTGGCTCCATATTCTCCCCAGCAAGCCCTCCTGGCTGACCGGGCCAAACACTCTTTGGGCGATCGTGATCCCGACGATCTGGCGCTACTGGCCGCAGTCGATGCTGATGCTGCTGGCCGGGCTTCAGACGATACCGGAAGAGCTATACGAAGCGGCCGACATTGACGGCGCCGGGCCCTGGCGCAAGTTCTGGATGATCACCTGGCCGATGCTCCGTCCGGTCTGGTTCATCCTGATACTTTTTGGTTTGATCTATAACACTTATTCCTTTAACATAGTTATCATGATGTTTGGTTTCGGTGCCGGTTATCCGGGCGAGTGGGGAGACCTGATGATGACCAACATCTTCCGCAACTCGTTCCAGCTCTGGAACTTTGGGACCGGGGCGGCCGCTTCGGTCATCCTTTTGATCGTCATGGTCTGCATTGTCAATGTCTGGTTTAAATACTTCAAGCAGGCGGAGGAAATGCGCTAA
- a CDS encoding UTP--glucose-1-phosphate uridylyltransferase, translating into MSSILMVGQTRPSLAKRTPAISYGRRPLHQVIWNRSEEQRIVHLPTDYEYLLQGRDGTPWHRMSEEWQAQRFADLAKIPWDTTDDVRGLVGNPRSTKIRPEQVSFIDQAEIPTLTALSAEGKHEQLGELLIRSGRLARITVAGGEAARFRNPGDLRPKALIEITDEGPLASETYLSIMAHDHLLTQQRFQPASPIPWLLFVSATMRQAFEDYFKQHNYFGLDPDSVALFENTAYVPKFRRDGRIALMADMDGGNNQDDQIAFYTSGHGALVQAYRENPVFIRGHRYDQTPHAFLSQRDVRLIFQSNIDNLGARTSTRGYSIILGHYAAKEEEASVRMLVELTRPLIGIRPDGSKFFWDEGGVALKVDGVPTIVDGNALAESVLQQTRNPEKPFPFNTANATYGIESIPAGASLPDQIQVRSGLYQYEHNFWNLAGIMDTTFVEVPRFLPDRLNELPPTKVGQPFSRLAPFTETTGPIDGDNRFIPVKQWGHRRQAASLFVYITRYNHDLLLDRVKGTTRVLIVDDSDNFRENTADLLRSDGWTSVTTAGSRETALALLAEQDFDLVMLDSILEPEDQQQEMTGGVSILRGLKENPEARNHGARVVFWSGQESVEASKGLSVFQTQRYEGVEYVKKESVLPNQLTDFLAKLLLGE; encoded by the coding sequence ATGAGTTCAATTCTAATGGTTGGGCAAACCAGACCGTCCCTGGCAAAAAGGACCCCTGCGATCAGTTACGGCAGGCGCCCTCTTCATCAGGTTATCTGGAACAGATCCGAGGAACAAAGGATCGTTCATCTTCCGACAGATTATGAATATCTTCTTCAGGGGCGCGACGGAACCCCCTGGCACCGCATGTCAGAAGAGTGGCAGGCCCAGCGGTTTGCAGACCTGGCTAAAATTCCCTGGGATACGACGGACGACGTCAGAGGACTGGTCGGCAACCCAAGATCTACCAAGATCCGCCCCGAACAGGTCTCTTTTATCGACCAGGCCGAGATCCCGACGTTAACCGCCCTTTCTGCCGAAGGAAAGCACGAACAGCTTGGGGAACTTTTGATCCGGAGCGGCCGGTTAGCCAGGATCACCGTGGCCGGCGGAGAAGCGGCCCGATTCAGAAACCCCGGAGATTTAAGGCCAAAGGCACTGATTGAAATAACTGACGAAGGCCCCCTGGCCAGCGAAACCTACTTATCGATCATGGCCCACGATCATTTGTTGACCCAGCAACGATTTCAGCCCGCAAGCCCTATTCCCTGGCTGTTATTCGTCAGCGCGACAATGCGCCAGGCGTTTGAAGATTATTTTAAACAGCACAATTATTTCGGGCTCGATCCCGACTCAGTCGCTCTTTTTGAAAATACCGCTTATGTCCCAAAGTTCCGCCGGGACGGGCGGATCGCCCTGATGGCCGATATGGACGGCGGAAATAATCAAGACGACCAGATCGCTTTTTATACGTCCGGGCACGGAGCGCTGGTCCAGGCCTACCGGGAAAACCCGGTTTTTATCCGCGGACATCGCTACGATCAGACTCCTCATGCTTTTTTGTCCCAACGTGATGTTCGCCTGATTTTTCAATCAAACATCGACAACCTGGGAGCCAGGACCAGCACCAGAGGATACAGCATTATTCTTGGACATTACGCAGCCAAAGAAGAAGAGGCAAGCGTTCGCATGCTGGTCGAACTGACCAGGCCGCTGATCGGGATCCGCCCGGACGGCAGCAAGTTTTTCTGGGACGAGGGGGGAGTCGCTCTAAAAGTTGACGGCGTGCCAACAATCGTTGACGGGAACGCCCTGGCCGAATCTGTCCTGCAGCAAACCAGGAACCCGGAAAAGCCATTCCCTTTTAATACCGCCAACGCCACCTACGGCATCGAATCAATTCCCGCCGGCGCCTCCCTCCCCGACCAAATCCAGGTCCGCAGCGGGCTCTACCAGTATGAGCACAATTTCTGGAACCTTGCCGGTATAATGGATACTACTTTTGTAGAAGTCCCTCGATTCCTTCCCGACCGACTAAACGAACTTCCTCCAACCAAGGTGGGACAGCCATTCAGCCGGCTCGCCCCTTTTACCGAAACCACCGGTCCAATTGACGGAGACAACCGGTTCATCCCGGTAAAACAATGGGGTCATCGCCGACAGGCGGCATCGCTCTTTGTTTACATCACCCGTTATAACCACGACCTCCTGCTCGACCGGGTCAAGGGGACAACCAGGGTCCTGATCGTTGACGATTCCGACAACTTCCGCGAAAACACCGCCGACCTGCTCAGGTCCGACGGCTGGACAAGCGTCACCACCGCCGGTTCCAGGGAAACGGCGCTAGCTTTGCTTGCGGAGCAGGATTTCGACCTCGTGATGCTTGACTCAATCCTGGAACCGGAAGATCAACAACAGGAAATGACCGGCGGGGTTTCCATTTTGAGAGGATTAAAAGAAAATCCGGAAGCCAGAAACCACGGAGCCCGGGTCGTTTTCTGGAGCGGACAAGAAAGCGTTGAAGCGTCAAAAGGGTTAAGCGTTTTCCAAACCCAAAGATACGAAGGCGTTGAATACGTCAAAAAAGAATCCGTTCTGCCAAACCAACTTACAGATTTCCTAGCGAAACTACTGCTGGGGGAGTAA
- a CDS encoding HAMP domain-containing histidine kinase, whose product MLKKSAFATFDNQGRLKGLNDRFARLFCGPVERLDQSVLDSADFSKLLATIAATTNEVISPADLLLVRDLNIVFRNIRVGEAADTPRFSGQIVRASSHKILCYLFQTDQENVASSALTADEQLLLEAGAYAFGALHAVKTPILAIRTLAALLGRMANDPEAVVKKSQAIGTECDSLLRMVTETFAISSGRPEFKPLDIRQILEEIVQSRKQHIENQFNLCLTGEPAKILGVEGGLRNAFASLVDNAVHAVQTARPASGQVTISIHDVALEGWVKIVIQDNGCGIPEENKSRIFDVFFTTKKSGSGMGLPTAKKVIEDIHNGQLSFTSQPGEGTTFTVLLPRQSSVRFPSSPSIDLPRKIDDVKKQVKPEHRLYVGQCFEFMTLEHLRESTVTELVAQVDGQVGRLLEYLATGRHHLSINNFSRRTELVIAGDAASVGRAHWENVIKYVLHQLGLEHVKTIPTRVIKLDGSACRIFELSRDDEKLPETEIAELEPLLRARLIPFPTAKELEAQANFIELVYTSLLKQPGFILSVIFNPQTLANAAAYRAVSFKLRFHPPAPTHESFLLDKYGVEQPQPAMFLRHYIDQYLWPGEVMLVHEKIEPARLLALGMDDFTAKILFASGYKSARVAIFPSRKGGRVINAFCSSNQEIGESDTELFLSLNREWNFNANS is encoded by the coding sequence TTGCTAAAAAAAAGCGCTTTCGCCACTTTCGACAACCAGGGAAGGTTAAAGGGATTGAATGACCGGTTTGCCAGGCTTTTCTGCGGTCCCGTTGAACGACTGGATCAATCGGTCCTGGACAGCGCTGATTTTTCAAAGTTACTGGCAACCATTGCCGCCACCACCAATGAGGTCATTTCTCCCGCCGACCTGCTGCTGGTCCGGGACCTTAATATCGTTTTTAGGAATATCAGGGTTGGGGAAGCGGCCGACACCCCCCGTTTTTCCGGGCAGATCGTCCGCGCCTCAAGCCACAAGATCCTTTGCTACCTGTTCCAAACCGACCAGGAGAACGTCGCCAGCTCCGCCCTGACCGCCGACGAACAACTTCTGCTTGAAGCGGGGGCTTACGCCTTTGGCGCCCTGCACGCGGTCAAAACCCCTATCCTGGCGATCAGAACGCTTGCCGCTCTGCTCGGAAGAATGGCTAATGATCCGGAAGCGGTAGTTAAAAAAAGCCAGGCGATCGGCACCGAATGCGATTCCCTGCTCCGAATGGTCACCGAAACGTTTGCCATCAGCTCCGGACGGCCGGAATTCAAGCCTCTGGATATCAGACAAATACTGGAAGAGATCGTTCAGTCCAGGAAACAGCATATTGAAAACCAATTCAATCTTTGTTTAACCGGAGAGCCGGCCAAGATCCTTGGCGTTGAAGGCGGGCTGCGCAACGCTTTTGCTTCGCTGGTTGACAACGCCGTCCACGCGGTGCAGACGGCGCGGCCGGCAAGCGGCCAGGTCACGATCAGCATCCATGACGTTGCTCTGGAAGGCTGGGTCAAGATAGTTATTCAGGACAACGGCTGCGGAATCCCGGAAGAGAATAAATCAAGGATCTTTGATGTCTTCTTTACCACCAAAAAAAGCGGTTCGGGAATGGGACTGCCAACAGCTAAAAAGGTGATCGAAGATATCCATAACGGGCAATTATCCTTTACCAGTCAGCCGGGGGAAGGGACAACGTTCACGGTCCTCCTCCCCCGCCAATCATCGGTCAGGTTTCCCTCCTCTCCCTCCATTGACCTCCCCAGAAAAATCGATGATGTTAAAAAACAGGTCAAGCCGGAACACCGGCTATACGTCGGCCAATGCTTTGAGTTCATGACCCTGGAACATCTTCGGGAAAGCACCGTCACCGAACTGGTCGCGCAGGTCGACGGGCAGGTCGGCCGGCTTTTAGAATATCTAGCGACCGGCAGGCACCATCTGTCGATCAATAATTTTTCGCGCCGAACAGAGCTGGTCATCGCCGGCGATGCCGCCTCGGTCGGCCGGGCCCATTGGGAAAATGTCATTAAATACGTCTTGCACCAACTCGGGCTTGAACACGTCAAAACAATCCCGACCAGGGTCATCAAGCTCGACGGCTCCGCCTGCCGCATTTTTGAATTGAGCAGGGACGATGAAAAACTGCCGGAAACCGAGATCGCCGAACTGGAACCGCTCCTGCGGGCGCGGCTGATCCCTTTCCCGACCGCCAAAGAGCTGGAAGCCCAGGCAAATTTTATCGAGCTGGTCTACACCAGCCTGCTAAAACAGCCCGGCTTCATTTTAAGCGTTATCTTCAACCCGCAAACACTGGCAAATGCCGCCGCCTATCGGGCAGTCAGCTTCAAGCTCCGGTTCCATCCGCCCGCTCCGACCCACGAGTCATTCCTGCTCGACAAATACGGCGTGGAACAGCCCCAACCGGCAATGTTCCTTAGACATTACATTGATCAATATCTCTGGCCAGGCGAAGTCATGCTGGTCCACGAAAAGATCGAGCCGGCGAGGCTGCTGGCGCTTGGCATGGATGATTTCACCGCAAAAATCCTTTTTGCTTCCGGCTATAAATCAGCGCGTGTCGCGATCTTCCCCAGCCGAAAGGGGGGCCGGGTGATCAATGCTTTCTGTTCTTCCAACCAGGAAATTGGCGAAAGCGACACCGAGCTTTTCCTCTCCCTGAACAGAGAATGGAATTTTAACGCTAATTCATGA